The Vibrio agarivorans genome window below encodes:
- a CDS encoding putative quinol monooxygenase: MTKLTIVANIIAKEDKIELVKAELLKLIDVTRAEEGCINYDLHQDNENPAHFMFYENWTSRELWQQHMGNQHLADYMAATEGAVDEFILNEMTHIA, encoded by the coding sequence ATGACTAAGCTAACTATTGTTGCAAACATTATCGCGAAAGAAGACAAAATCGAATTGGTAAAAGCAGAGCTATTGAAGCTGATTGACGTGACCCGTGCGGAAGAAGGTTGCATCAACTACGACCTACACCAAGATAATGAAAACCCAGCCCACTTCATGTTTTATGAGAACTGGACATCACGTGAATTATGGCAACAACACATGGGTAATCAACACCTAGCAGATTACATGGCAGCAACGGAAGGCGCAGTCGATGAGTTTATTCTGAACGAAATGACACACATCGCTTAG
- the recR gene encoding recombination mediator RecR produces the protein MRTSSMLEHLMEALRCLPGVGPKSAQRMAFHLLQRDRQGGLQLADALSQAMTEIGHCQECRTFTEQETCHICTNPKRQENGLMCVVESPADIAAVEATGQYSGRYFVLMGHLSPLDGIGPSDIGLDILDFRLRRGDISEVILATNPTVEGEATAHYIAELCKEHGVSASRIAHGVPVGGELDLVDGTTLSHSILGRHQL, from the coding sequence ATGCGAACCAGTTCTATGCTGGAACATTTGATGGAGGCCTTGCGTTGTCTACCTGGGGTGGGTCCCAAGTCGGCACAGCGCATGGCCTTTCATTTGTTACAGCGCGACCGTCAAGGCGGTTTGCAGCTTGCTGATGCGCTTTCTCAGGCGATGACAGAGATTGGTCACTGCCAAGAGTGCCGTACTTTTACGGAACAAGAAACGTGTCATATCTGCACGAACCCTAAGCGTCAAGAGAATGGCTTGATGTGTGTGGTGGAAAGTCCAGCAGATATCGCAGCGGTTGAAGCGACCGGGCAATACTCGGGTCGTTATTTTGTCCTTATGGGGCACTTGTCTCCACTTGATGGTATTGGCCCGAGCGACATTGGTTTGGATATACTCGACTTTCGTTTACGACGTGGCGATATCTCCGAGGTGATTCTGGCGACCAACCCAACGGTAGAGGGGGAGGCGACAGCACACTACATTGCTGAACTATGCAAAGAGCATGGTGTCTCAGCGAGTCGAATTGCACACGGCGTGCCAGTCGGTGGTGAGTTAGACCTGGTGGATGGCACGACGCTATCTCACTCAATTCTTGGTCGACACCAGCTTTAA
- a CDS encoding YbaB/EbfC family nucleoid-associated protein: MFGKGGMGNLMKQAQQMQDRMQKLQEEIANMEVTGEAGAGLVKVTITGSHSTRRVEIDESLMEDDKEMLEDLIAAAFNDAARRVEETQKEKMASVTGGMQLPPGMKMPF, from the coding sequence ATGTTTGGTAAAGGCGGTATGGGCAACCTAATGAAGCAAGCCCAGCAAATGCAAGATCGCATGCAAAAGCTTCAAGAAGAAATCGCGAACATGGAAGTGACTGGCGAAGCTGGTGCTGGCCTTGTTAAAGTGACTATCACAGGTAGCCACAGCACTCGTCGTGTAGAAATCGATGAAAGCCTAATGGAAGATGACAAAGAGATGCTAGAAGACTTGATCGCAGCTGCGTTCAATGATGCAGCTCGTCGTGTTGAAGAGACTCAAAAAGAGAAAATGGCATCAGTGACTGGCGGTATGCAACTACCACCAGGCATGAAAATGCCTTTCTAA
- the dnaX gene encoding DNA polymerase III subunit gamma/tau, with product MSYLALARKWRPKAFNQVVGQAHVLTALENALEQNRLHHAYLFSGTRGVGKTTIGRLFAKGLNCETGITSKPCGQCDSCMEIDQGRHVDLLEIDAASRTKVEDTRELLDNVQYKPARGRFKIYLIDEVHMLSRHSFNALLKTLEEPPEYVKFLLATTDPQKLPVTILSRCLQFHLKPISVDTIHEQLDTVLAKESVISEARALGMIAHAADGSMRDALSLTDQAIALGNGSVSTDTVSHMLGTLDTDQALHILQAIATKQPQAVMDCVQSLAANGVEWDNLLQELANQLHRIAMYQALPSTLDKTQPDAEKLTLLAQQLTAQDTQLFYEIALKGRQDLPFSPNERTGLEMTLLRMLAFRPAQQSVVNAISTQVVAQPQANVQPAPAQPMQAAAPSEAQPPMMGEPPMMAPEPYYDPMPEQYMDQGAPAVPPQSSHAPVQPQQTQSQQAQPPQAAASQPSAGSSIGGLRHQLRSRRGANAGDKGSSGKKSSAASGQRESVIERVAKKQLNAPQVSRTQTETNVAPKPDEPYQWTPMNPVVEKVDKELTPTQIKQSLEHEKTPEMVEKLLNESIAQSEWAELISRLDIPKLVEQLALNSYFQQQGDEIQLMLRPSQAHLNKDKAQTELSDALNKALGSPHSLSIMIGEEGQTPLELREQLYQARLQQAFTSLNQDKHVQFMLNRFDAVLDEYSVRPI from the coding sequence ATGAGTTATCTAGCACTTGCCCGAAAGTGGCGTCCTAAAGCATTTAATCAAGTCGTTGGTCAGGCTCATGTCCTGACGGCGCTTGAAAATGCGTTGGAGCAAAATCGTCTCCACCATGCGTATCTATTTTCTGGAACACGCGGTGTGGGTAAAACCACGATTGGCCGCTTGTTCGCGAAAGGTCTTAATTGTGAAACCGGCATCACGAGCAAGCCATGTGGGCAGTGTGATAGCTGTATGGAAATCGACCAAGGTCGCCATGTTGACCTCCTTGAGATTGACGCGGCATCGCGTACTAAAGTCGAAGACACGCGTGAGCTGCTAGATAACGTTCAATACAAACCAGCGCGTGGTCGCTTTAAGATCTATCTTATCGATGAAGTTCACATGCTCTCACGTCACAGCTTTAATGCGCTGTTGAAAACGCTAGAAGAGCCACCTGAATATGTGAAGTTCTTGCTCGCCACCACTGATCCTCAGAAGCTTCCAGTCACTATTTTGTCGCGTTGCCTGCAGTTCCACTTGAAGCCGATTTCAGTGGATACCATTCATGAGCAACTGGACACCGTACTGGCAAAAGAGTCAGTCATTTCAGAGGCTCGTGCTCTGGGAATGATTGCTCATGCCGCTGACGGCAGTATGCGTGATGCACTGAGTTTGACAGACCAAGCGATTGCGCTGGGCAATGGCTCTGTGAGTACGGATACCGTCTCTCATATGCTCGGCACTCTGGACACTGACCAAGCGCTGCATATCCTGCAAGCGATCGCCACTAAGCAGCCTCAAGCAGTGATGGATTGCGTTCAGTCGCTCGCTGCCAACGGTGTCGAGTGGGACAACTTGTTGCAAGAGTTAGCGAATCAGCTTCATCGCATTGCTATGTATCAAGCGCTGCCTTCAACGCTTGATAAGACGCAGCCAGATGCAGAAAAGTTGACTCTGCTTGCACAACAGTTAACGGCTCAAGATACGCAACTGTTTTATGAAATTGCGCTAAAAGGGCGTCAAGATCTGCCATTTTCGCCTAATGAGCGTACTGGTTTAGAAATGACATTGCTGCGTATGTTGGCGTTTCGCCCAGCACAGCAGTCAGTGGTTAATGCGATATCGACACAAGTGGTTGCACAACCACAAGCGAACGTGCAACCTGCGCCAGCTCAGCCAATGCAAGCAGCTGCACCATCAGAGGCACAACCACCGATGATGGGAGAGCCGCCAATGATGGCGCCTGAGCCTTATTATGACCCAATGCCAGAACAGTATATGGATCAGGGCGCGCCTGCGGTGCCACCACAGTCTAGTCACGCACCAGTGCAACCGCAGCAAACTCAATCGCAACAAGCTCAACCACCACAAGCAGCGGCATCACAGCCTTCTGCTGGCTCGTCGATTGGTGGGCTTCGTCATCAGTTGCGTTCAAGACGTGGCGCTAACGCAGGTGATAAAGGGTCTTCTGGAAAAAAGTCTAGTGCGGCATCTGGGCAACGCGAGTCGGTTATCGAACGCGTTGCGAAGAAGCAGTTAAATGCGCCTCAGGTGTCGCGAACTCAGACAGAGACAAACGTGGCACCTAAGCCAGACGAGCCGTATCAATGGACACCGATGAATCCGGTTGTCGAGAAGGTTGATAAGGAGCTGACGCCCACTCAAATCAAGCAATCACTTGAGCATGAAAAAACACCAGAGATGGTGGAAAAGCTGCTCAATGAATCGATAGCGCAGAGTGAATGGGCAGAGCTGATCAGTCGTTTGGATATTCCGAAGCTGGTGGAGCAGCTCGCATTGAACTCCTATTTCCAGCAGCAGGGTGATGAGATTCAGCTAATGTTGCGCCCGTCTCAAGCGCACTTGAACAAAGATAAAGCGCAAACAGAGCTCTCTGATGCGCTGAATAAAGCACTAGGTAGCCCTCATTCGTTATCGATAATGATTGGTGAAGAGGGGCAAACCCCGCTAGAGTTACGAGAGCAGCTTTATCAAGCTCGCTTGCAGCAAGCATTTACAAGCTTAAATCAAGACAAACATGTCCAGTTTATGCTTAACCGATTTGACGCAGTTTTAGACGAATACAGCGTTAGACCGATTTGA
- the apt gene encoding adenine phosphoribosyltransferase yields MSTDTISLIQSSIKSIPDYPKPGILFRDVTSLLEDAAAYQATIGLLVDKYKDMGFTKVVGTEARGFLFGAPLALELGVGFVPVRKPGKLPRKTIGQSYELEYGTDTLEIHVDAITEGDKVLMVDDLLATGGTIEATTKLIRQLGGNVEHAAFVINLPEIGGDKRLEAMGLNVYSICEFDGH; encoded by the coding sequence ATGAGCACTGATACTATCTCTCTTATCCAATCAAGCATCAAAAGCATTCCAGACTACCCAAAACCAGGCATCCTTTTTCGTGATGTTACCAGCCTGCTAGAAGACGCAGCGGCATATCAAGCCACTATCGGCTTACTGGTTGATAAATACAAAGACATGGGCTTTACCAAAGTCGTAGGTACAGAAGCACGTGGTTTCCTTTTTGGCGCCCCTTTGGCTCTCGAGCTTGGTGTTGGCTTTGTTCCTGTCCGTAAGCCTGGCAAACTGCCACGCAAAACGATTGGCCAATCCTATGAGCTCGAGTACGGCACTGACACCTTAGAGATCCACGTTGATGCGATCACAGAAGGCGATAAAGTATTAATGGTTGATGATCTTCTAGCAACTGGCGGTACGATTGAAGCAACAACTAAGCTTATTCGTCAACTTGGCGGTAACGTCGAGCACGCGGCATTCGTTATTAACCTACCAGAGATTGGTGGTGATAAGCGTCTTGAAGCGATGGGCTTGAACGTTTACAGCATCTGTGAGTTCGACGGTCATTAA
- a CDS encoding YbaN family protein, with product MLWNLAGSLCLLLGALGVFLPLLPTTPFILLASACFMRGSDRIHRWLHQHPTFGPILDNWHQHRAVTRKVKQRGAVLIVLSFCFSIIVVPKVWLKVMLLVFMCTLLSWFLRLPVMESVAQNRENN from the coding sequence TTGCTATGGAATCTCGCAGGTAGTTTGTGCCTGCTGCTTGGTGCTTTAGGTGTTTTTCTTCCATTGTTGCCCACTACCCCATTTATCTTATTAGCAAGCGCCTGCTTTATGCGAGGTAGCGATAGGATTCATCGCTGGCTACATCAGCACCCAACTTTTGGGCCTATTCTTGATAACTGGCATCAACATCGTGCCGTGACGCGCAAAGTGAAGCAGCGCGGAGCCGTGTTGATCGTACTCAGTTTTTGTTTTTCTATCATCGTCGTGCCGAAGGTGTGGTTAAAGGTTATGCTGTTAGTCTTTATGTGCACACTTCTTTCGTGGTTTCTTCGTCTACCCGTGATGGAGTCGGTTGCTCAGAACCGAGAAAATAACTAA
- a CDS encoding response regulator — protein MLNTHPSVSPQSANEPAPKKIIMLVDDDPIFRQVTKQFLVVKGYEVIEAENGLDGLQKLNGSEPDLILCDLSMPILDGIEFVEEVSQQYPSMPVIVVSATDEMSDVAKALRFGIKDFLPKPIGNYQHLSDAVETIIDESDSINADGKDFSTQWYRVDGGGELPEEQELHWHLEYLQQNPAAAKDLLHALLPEKDTVQGNWRCNYRLLQSTEAMPLVFDYAWLMNGQFIFYIVDSGNEDFESDHSASVATTILVRALFHDYLRHLKNFSADLKDMMGVIERGIECSEGTGAVPALFGIADLPSGTVDILPAGLGCRWASEDYTQTIHEGERLGGQSLKNFITRDLPINQAGKLTLSITGTTSFSLDIRQREP, from the coding sequence ATGTTAAACACTCACCCTAGTGTGAGTCCACAATCCGCGAATGAACCTGCCCCAAAAAAGATAATTATGCTGGTAGATGATGACCCGATATTTCGTCAGGTCACTAAGCAGTTTTTGGTCGTAAAAGGCTATGAGGTTATCGAGGCAGAAAATGGATTGGATGGACTGCAAAAGTTAAACGGGTCTGAGCCAGATTTAATTCTGTGCGACCTTTCCATGCCAATTTTAGATGGTATTGAGTTTGTTGAGGAAGTCAGTCAGCAATACCCATCCATGCCTGTCATTGTTGTGTCTGCCACCGATGAAATGTCGGATGTTGCGAAGGCACTGCGTTTTGGTATTAAAGATTTCTTGCCAAAACCTATCGGAAACTATCAACACCTAAGTGATGCCGTTGAAACTATTATTGATGAAAGCGATTCAATCAACGCAGACGGTAAAGATTTTTCGACCCAGTGGTATCGGGTTGATGGAGGAGGTGAGCTGCCTGAAGAACAAGAACTTCATTGGCACTTAGAATACTTACAACAAAACCCCGCAGCGGCCAAGGATTTGCTGCACGCTTTACTACCAGAAAAAGACACGGTACAGGGGAACTGGCGCTGCAACTATCGCCTGCTCCAATCAACGGAAGCCATGCCGTTGGTGTTTGATTATGCTTGGTTGATGAACGGACAATTCATTTTCTATATCGTTGACTCTGGCAATGAGGATTTCGAGAGCGATCACTCTGCAAGTGTTGCGACCACCATTCTCGTTCGTGCACTATTCCATGATTATTTACGCCATTTGAAAAACTTTAGCGCTGATCTAAAAGATATGATGGGAGTCATAGAGCGCGGTATTGAGTGTTCTGAAGGGACAGGTGCGGTTCCTGCACTGTTTGGTATTGCCGATCTGCCGAGTGGCACTGTCGATATCTTACCTGCCGGGCTTGGCTGCCGCTGGGCGAGCGAAGATTACACCCAAACCATCCATGAGGGAGAGCGCCTTGGCGGACAGTCGCTGAAAAACTTTATTACGCGTGATCTTCCGATTAATCAGGCGGGAAAGCTGACGTTGTCGATTACCGGCACAACGAGCTTTAGTCTCGATATACGGCAACGTGAGCCATAA
- a CDS encoding LysR family transcriptional regulator: protein MKLDDLNLFRLVVENGSYTSTSRKTMIPVATITRRIQALEESLNLRLLNRHARKLSLTEAGERFYQECSPLLKTLSSTAELLSDSCRGAAGRIKIAAPSNLTKRMIMPVFNAFMLQYPEINIELMTTNHFDQLDPTEWDVIFRVGSLRDSSLIARKVGSVEDILVASPTYLAKKQAPCHAEDLTEHSLLKGHPLLKWQLTNSSGEVVVNLDKGRFEADSLDTVRRACSDGLGITLMPDVMLNEYIQSGELVRVLTDWHANPRDIFMLYNHKDHLPEKVRLFIDFVIAYIESHKH from the coding sequence ATGAAACTAGATGACTTAAACCTTTTTCGACTGGTTGTTGAAAATGGGAGCTACACCTCAACGTCACGCAAGACAATGATTCCCGTTGCGACCATCACGCGACGTATTCAAGCACTAGAAGAGTCACTGAATTTGCGTTTACTCAATCGCCACGCACGCAAATTATCTTTAACCGAAGCGGGCGAACGTTTTTACCAAGAGTGCTCACCTCTACTCAAAACTCTTTCGAGCACAGCAGAACTACTTTCTGACTCTTGTCGTGGAGCGGCTGGCCGTATCAAGATAGCCGCACCATCAAACCTGACTAAACGTATGATCATGCCAGTATTTAACGCATTTATGCTGCAATACCCAGAGATCAATATTGAGTTAATGACAACCAACCACTTTGATCAGCTAGATCCTACGGAGTGGGACGTGATCTTCCGTGTCGGCTCACTGCGTGATTCAAGTTTAATCGCGCGTAAAGTCGGTTCTGTCGAAGATATTCTTGTGGCAAGCCCGACTTATTTAGCGAAGAAACAGGCTCCTTGCCATGCAGAAGACTTAACCGAGCACTCGCTTCTGAAAGGCCATCCGTTGTTAAAGTGGCAACTGACTAATAGCTCTGGTGAAGTGGTAGTAAACCTAGATAAAGGACGCTTTGAAGCCGACTCTCTCGATACGGTAAGACGCGCATGTTCTGACGGTTTGGGTATCACGCTCATGCCAGATGTGATGTTGAATGAATACATTCAAAGCGGAGAGCTGGTTCGTGTGTTAACCGATTGGCATGCTAACCCTAGAGATATCTTTATGCTTTATAACCATAAAGATCACCTGCCAGAAAAAGTTCGCCTGTTTATCGACTTTGTTATCGCGTATATCGAGTCACACAAGCACTAG
- a CDS encoding NAD(P)H nitroreductase — MDALELLLNRRSIAKLSAPAPEGAALENIIQAGLRAPDHGNLQPWRFVIAQGEGLGKLSNILLAAAEAEDSEQAVLDKVKNAPFRAPMVITVIAKVAEHEKVPAFEQHLSAGCAVQAMQMAAVAQGFQGFWRSGKWMFHPSVRKAFGLEGEDQIVGFLYLGTPGCQPMKAPQRNLSDFVEFL; from the coding sequence ATGGACGCACTCGAACTATTACTCAATCGACGTTCTATCGCAAAGCTTTCCGCGCCCGCTCCGGAAGGGGCTGCGTTGGAAAACATCATTCAAGCGGGGCTGAGAGCACCCGATCATGGCAACCTTCAGCCTTGGCGATTTGTGATTGCACAAGGAGAGGGGCTGGGCAAGCTGTCTAATATTCTGTTGGCTGCGGCTGAAGCAGAAGACAGTGAACAAGCGGTATTGGATAAAGTGAAGAATGCGCCATTTCGGGCGCCGATGGTGATCACCGTGATTGCGAAAGTGGCCGAGCACGAAAAAGTTCCCGCTTTTGAGCAACACTTATCTGCAGGGTGTGCAGTGCAAGCGATGCAGATGGCAGCGGTGGCGCAAGGGTTTCAGGGGTTTTGGCGATCGGGTAAATGGATGTTCCACCCAAGCGTGCGTAAGGCGTTTGGCCTTGAAGGTGAAGACCAAATTGTCGGCTTCCTGTATCTGGGCACACCGGGGTGTCAGCCGATGAAAGCGCCACAGCGCAATCTATCTGATTTTGTTGAGTTCTTATAA
- the fadJ gene encoding fatty acid oxidation complex subunit alpha FadJ, producing MTTQNAFSLTIDEQKLAWLTIDVPNEKMNTLQAAFADEMSDVFNQLGEHNDLKGLVLKSGKPDNFVAGADVRMLAACQTTQEAQALASKGQEMFQQLSDLPFPVVAMIHGPCLGGGLELALACDYRVCSDSDATRLGLPEVQLGLLPGSGGTQRLPRLIGLLPSLDLILTGKQLRAKKAKKLGVVDASVPLSILEDVALQMLEKGKRKAEKVSNKEKLMSGTGLGRKMIFEQAAKKTRAKTRGNYPAAEAILDVIRFGLENGLKKGLEEEAKRFGELVMTPESAALRSIFFATTEMKKENGSTAEPVTVKQVGVLGGGLMGAGIAHVSVAKAKVPVRVKDVSNDGVLNALRYNYELFAKQRKRRILSKAQVQEKMLQISGGTEFTRYQRIDMVIEAVFEDLELKQKMVADIEENTKDSTVFATNTSSLPIGQIAEKAQRPENVVGLHYFSPVEKMPLVEVIPHDGTSEETIATVVKFAKKQGKTPIVVKDKAGFFVNRILAPYMNEAANVLMAGEPIEHLDDALLNFGFPVGPITLLDEVGVDIGAKIMPIMVKELGPRFEGPDVFDTLLDDDRKGRKTGKGFYTYKDGKKKGVDESVYKLLNLTPEKKLSEKEVSLRCVLPMLNEAVRCLDDGIIRSPRDGDIGAIFGIGFPPFLGGPFRYMDKIGLPQLVELMNEYAEKYGDRFAPCDGLLTRAGNNETFY from the coding sequence ATGACCACTCAAAATGCATTTTCTTTAACGATTGATGAGCAAAAACTCGCTTGGCTGACCATTGACGTTCCCAATGAAAAAATGAACACTTTGCAAGCAGCCTTTGCTGATGAAATGAGTGATGTGTTTAACCAGTTGGGTGAGCACAACGACTTGAAAGGTTTAGTGCTTAAATCAGGCAAGCCAGACAACTTTGTGGCAGGTGCAGATGTACGTATGCTCGCAGCATGTCAAACTACTCAAGAGGCACAAGCTCTGGCGAGCAAAGGCCAAGAGATGTTTCAGCAGCTCTCTGACTTACCATTCCCAGTGGTGGCGATGATTCACGGGCCTTGCTTGGGTGGAGGGCTAGAGCTCGCTCTGGCGTGTGACTATCGCGTGTGCAGTGACTCAGATGCGACCCGTCTCGGATTACCAGAAGTTCAACTCGGGTTATTACCGGGCTCTGGTGGTACACAACGCTTGCCACGATTAATCGGTTTACTCCCTTCGCTGGATTTGATTTTAACTGGTAAACAACTCAGAGCGAAAAAAGCGAAAAAACTTGGGGTTGTTGATGCGAGTGTCCCTTTAAGCATTCTTGAAGATGTCGCATTGCAGATGCTTGAGAAAGGTAAGCGTAAAGCTGAGAAAGTGTCTAACAAAGAGAAGCTGATGTCGGGTACCGGGCTCGGACGCAAGATGATCTTTGAACAAGCAGCCAAGAAGACACGTGCTAAAACACGGGGGAACTATCCTGCGGCAGAGGCAATACTGGACGTGATTCGTTTCGGGCTAGAGAATGGCCTCAAAAAAGGCCTTGAAGAAGAGGCTAAGCGTTTTGGTGAACTGGTGATGACGCCTGAATCTGCGGCGCTACGCTCTATTTTCTTTGCCACTACCGAGATGAAAAAAGAGAACGGTTCAACCGCAGAGCCCGTCACAGTCAAACAAGTGGGTGTGCTGGGTGGTGGCTTAATGGGCGCGGGCATTGCACATGTGTCGGTCGCCAAAGCCAAAGTACCCGTGCGGGTTAAAGACGTATCGAATGACGGTGTGTTAAATGCGCTGCGTTACAACTATGAGTTGTTCGCCAAGCAACGCAAGCGTCGAATTCTGTCGAAAGCGCAAGTTCAGGAAAAAATGTTACAGATTTCGGGTGGGACAGAATTCACTCGTTATCAACGCATCGACATGGTGATCGAAGCGGTATTTGAAGATCTTGAATTGAAGCAGAAGATGGTTGCAGATATTGAAGAGAACACGAAAGATAGCACCGTTTTTGCCACCAATACCTCCTCATTGCCAATTGGTCAAATCGCAGAGAAGGCGCAGAGACCAGAGAATGTGGTTGGCTTGCACTATTTTAGCCCTGTAGAGAAGATGCCACTTGTCGAAGTGATCCCTCATGATGGCACTTCGGAAGAGACTATCGCAACGGTGGTCAAATTTGCCAAGAAACAGGGCAAGACGCCAATTGTGGTTAAAGATAAGGCCGGTTTCTTTGTCAACCGTATCTTAGCGCCATATATGAACGAAGCAGCAAACGTTTTAATGGCGGGTGAGCCTATTGAGCACCTTGACGATGCCTTGTTGAACTTTGGTTTCCCTGTCGGTCCAATCACTCTGCTTGATGAAGTAGGTGTTGATATCGGCGCGAAGATCATGCCTATCATGGTCAAAGAGCTTGGGCCCCGCTTTGAAGGGCCAGATGTGTTCGATACGTTACTGGACGATGATCGTAAAGGTCGTAAGACAGGCAAGGGTTTCTATACCTATAAAGATGGCAAGAAAAAGGGTGTCGATGAGTCTGTTTATAAGTTGCTTAACCTAACGCCAGAGAAAAAGCTGTCGGAGAAAGAGGTATCACTACGCTGTGTACTCCCTATGCTCAACGAGGCTGTGCGTTGTTTAGATGACGGGATTATCCGCTCACCGCGTGATGGTGATATCGGCGCGATTTTTGGTATTGGATTCCCTCCGTTTTTGGGTGGGCCGTTCCGTTACATGGACAAGATTGGCTTGCCGCAGTTAGTCGAATTGATGAACGAGTATGCTGAGAAATATGGCGATAGATTTGCTCCTTGCGATGGTTTATTAACCCGTGCAGGCAACAATGAGACCTTCTACTGA
- the fadI gene encoding acetyl-CoA C-acyltransferase FadI, with the protein MGKSHTSQQLNLQTRSGERIAVVAGLRTPFARQSTAFTDVPAVDLGKMVVSEMMSRVDIDPALIDQVVFGQVVQMPEAPNIAREIVLGTGMNIHTDAYSVSRACATSFQSAVNVAESIMSGAIDIGIAGGADSSSVLPIGVSKTLATNLLALSKTKTITQKLKLLQKLSFKDLMPVPPAVAEYSTGLSMGQTAEQMAKSHGISRAEQDELAHRSHSLAAQAWADGKIQGEVMTAFPEPYKQWIDEDNNIRKDSTIEGYAKLRPAFDRQFGSVTAANSTPLTDGAAAIMLMREGRAKELGLDILGYIRSYGFSAIGVHEDMLMGPSYATPIALDRAGVTLSDLTLIDMHEAFAAQALSNVKMFASEKFAKEKLGRSQAIGDIDMDKFNVLGGSIAYGHPFAATGARMITQTLRELQRRGGGLALNTACAAGGLGAAMVLEVE; encoded by the coding sequence ATGGGCAAGTCGCACACTTCGCAGCAGCTCAACCTGCAGACTCGCTCCGGTGAACGCATCGCAGTCGTCGCCGGGCTTCGTACTCCCTTTGCTCGGCAGAGCACTGCTTTTACTGATGTACCCGCCGTCGATCTCGGCAAAATGGTGGTATCTGAAATGATGTCACGTGTCGATATCGATCCAGCCTTGATCGACCAAGTTGTGTTTGGTCAGGTGGTACAAATGCCAGAAGCGCCGAATATTGCACGAGAGATCGTATTGGGCACAGGCATGAACATTCATACCGACGCCTACAGTGTGTCGCGTGCATGTGCGACCAGCTTTCAGTCGGCGGTGAATGTCGCAGAGAGTATTATGTCGGGTGCGATTGATATTGGTATCGCTGGTGGGGCAGATTCGTCATCGGTGTTGCCGATTGGTGTGTCGAAAACGCTGGCAACCAACCTATTGGCTTTGAGTAAAACTAAAACCATCACGCAAAAACTCAAACTGCTGCAAAAGCTCTCCTTTAAAGACTTGATGCCAGTTCCTCCGGCCGTTGCAGAATATTCTACCGGCTTATCTATGGGGCAAACCGCTGAGCAGATGGCAAAATCTCATGGAATCAGTCGTGCAGAGCAAGACGAACTTGCTCATCGTTCGCACTCACTGGCAGCTCAAGCATGGGCGGATGGAAAAATTCAAGGTGAAGTCATGACCGCTTTCCCTGAACCCTATAAACAGTGGATTGATGAAGATAACAACATCCGAAAAGACTCCACCATTGAAGGCTATGCCAAATTAAGACCCGCGTTTGACCGTCAGTTTGGCTCAGTCACTGCGGCGAACAGTACGCCACTGACTGATGGCGCAGCCGCCATTATGTTGATGCGTGAAGGGCGTGCAAAAGAGCTGGGCTTAGACATTTTGGGTTACATCCGCTCTTACGGTTTCTCTGCGATTGGTGTTCACGAAGATATGCTAATGGGACCATCTTATGCCACACCGATTGCGCTCGATCGTGCGGGTGTCACCTTGTCCGATTTAACCTTAATTGATATGCATGAAGCGTTTGCCGCTCAAGCCCTATCAAACGTGAAGATGTTTGCCAGTGAGAAGTTTGCCAAAGAGAAATTAGGCCGTAGTCAGGCCATTGGTGACATTGATATGGATAAGTTCAACGTACTTGGTGGCTCTATCGCTTATGGACATCCATTTGCGGCCACAGGGGCAAGAATGATTACTCAAACACTACGTGAACTGCAGCGACGTGGTGGTGGTTTGGCACTGAACACAGCGTGTGCCGCTGGTGGATTGGGTGCGGCAATGGTGTTGGAGGTAGAATAA